GCTGAGATGAATTCTGATTTGAACGTAAATGTCGATATGGCAAAAGTGGACGTTGTTGTGGATGTTGGGCTTCTTAGTCCCGAATTGAATTATTACGTGCTCAAGGAGAAGTGGTGGGATTGGGGAGGTGGTGATATCTTCAACCAAGATGGTAAAGCAGTTGGGAAGATGCATAGACGCGTTATATCGATGAGGGCGCTGACTGAAGTGTCTGATATTGATGGGTCTCAAGTTTTTACGATTAATAAGAAATTGGTTTCTATGCGGCCATCATATATGATAAAAGATGCCAAAGGGCATTTGCTGGGACGAACAAATCGGAAGATTTTAACGCTGTTCCGTCCGAAACTCTGGCTGGAAGACAACGAAGGTCGAAAGCTTCTTGAAGCTAAAGGTAACTTCTTGGGAAAGAGCTTTGACGTAAAAGACATGGATGGCGAATTGAAGGCGAAAATAGGTAAAAGCGACTTCTTCAAGGACTTGGTGTTAGGGGGCCTCTTCGACTTTTCAGACACATACGCCATCAAGGTTTCAGACCCTAACTACGACAAGAGGCTACT
This window of the Candidatus Bathyarchaeota archaeon genome carries:
- a CDS encoding LURP-one-related family protein, translating into MNSDLNVNVDMAKVDVVVDVGLLSPELNYYVLKEKWWDWGGGDIFNQDGKAVGKMHRRVISMRALTEVSDIDGSQVFTINKKLVSMRPSYMIKDAKGHLLGRTNRKILTLFRPKLWLEDNEGRKLLEAKGNFLGKSFDVKDMDGELKAKIGKSDFFKDLVLGGLFDFSDTYAIKVSDPNYDKRLLLGFVIAIDNSVNDK